A region of the Thermoplasmata archaeon genome:
GGGACGGGGTTCGGCGGTTCCGTCGCGGGGGCCGCCGCGAGGGCTGCCGCCGCCTTGGCCTCAGCCTCGCGCTTTCGGTAGTAGCCCATCCACCGCATCCCGAACGAGTCGCGGCCTAGCATGAGGTCGCCCGCGAGGACCGCTCTGTAGATCTCGTGTTCCAGCGGGTTCGCAATGGAAGCCGTGAGCCCGAGGGCCATCCCGAGCAAGATGATCGACGCGGTCTGGGTGGGCCGGTCCGGGAGGCCGAACCCTACGTTCCCCGCGCCGATGGAAAGGTTAACGCCCAGTTCCTGCCGGACGAGCCGGATCGTCTCCAGGGTCACCGCGCCCAATTTCGTGTTCGCGCCGATCGGCATGCAGATCGGATCGATGATCACGTCTTCCTTAGGAATGCCGTGCTCCATCGCACGCCGCACGATCTTCTGGGCCACCGCGAGCCGCGCCTTCGGATCGTTGCTGATCCCGGACTCGTCGTGGGTGATGCCGATGACCGCCGCGTGGTGCTGCTTGACCACGGGGAGGAGGCGATCGAGGAGCTTGTCGTCCCCGGTGACCGAATTGATCAGGGCCTTGCCCCGGTACGCGGGGAGGGCGGCCTCGAGGGCTTCGACCACCGAGGAGTCCAGGGAGAGCGGCGCCTCGATTGTGGCCTGCAGGACCTCCACGGCCCCTTTCAGGATCGCAGGCTCGTCCGCGCCGGGGACGCCGCAGTTCACGTCGATGACCTGGGCGCCCGCCTGGACCTGGGCAAGGGCGTCCGCCTTGACGCGGGTGTAGTCAAACCGCCGGAGTTCCTCGGCGAGCTTCTTCCGGTTCGTCGGGTTGATCCGTTCGCCGATCACGACGAAGGGATCGTCCGGGCTGATCACCACGGTCTTCTTGGCAGATGACAATACGGTCTTCATCGATTCTCCTCCTACGAATTCAGCGGGACCGAAGCGGGTGGTGCGGATGGGGCCTGGGGCTGCGGCTCCTGGGGAACCGCGGCCTTGCCCTCGTCAGGAGACGTCTTGGCCGACCCGAGGGCGGGCTGGAGGTGCGCCTCCCGGGAAATCTTGGCCACCGCGGATTCCCAGTTGATGGGCATGATGTGGAACCCCGCAATCCCCGGGATCTTCCGGAGATCCTCGAAGATCTCCACACAGATCGCGATGCCTTCGGCCTCCCGTTTCTTCTTGTCGTCCCCCGCCTGGGCCATGCGTCGAACGAGAGCGTCGGGGACCTCCATGCCGGGAACCTCGTCCCGCATGAAGGTCGCTGCCTTCACGGATCGGATGGGGGCGACGCCCGCCAAGATAGGGACTTGCTTGTCCACGCCGAGGT
Encoded here:
- a CDS encoding dihydropteroate synthase, which gives rise to MKTVLSSAKKTVVISPDDPFVVIGERINPTNRKKLAEELRRFDYTRVKADALAQVQAGAQVIDVNCGVPGADEPAILKGAVEVLQATIEAPLSLDSSVVEALEAALPAYRGKALINSVTGDDKLLDRLLPVVKQHHAAVIGITHDESGISNDPKARLAVAQKIVRRAMEHGIPKEDVIIDPICMPIGANTKLGAVTLETIRLVRQELGVNLSIGAGNVGFGLPDRPTQTASIILLGMALGLTASIANPLEHEIYRAVLAGDLMLGRDSFGMRWMGYYRKREAEAKAAAALAAAPATEPPNPVP